In one Moritella sp. 5 genomic region, the following are encoded:
- a CDS encoding type II secretion system F family protein has protein sequence MLSSQNELFLLLILITSGAGLLGFYTFVLWKRRSKLSKLNFAKSGEGDVPYIKKAEVQIQKALNDRKKTTKNAFEAAGFYHISWAEHYLKIKYALLVIGLCGYYFLSLNQSIEMTQHVLFIAVWVLICVVIPDIYIDYRTKQLRNKIANKLPYLLDLMAVCIQTGMTIESSMRYLSKEMASFDRDISYFLDKTNDRSKIVSLEKALDELYELVPSNEMRSFVVTLKQSLRYGTSIYSILTTLAKDIRELQMLGMEEKIGKLAAKMSIPLILFIMVPIVILIAAPGIMRLTQSV, from the coding sequence ATGCTTAGTAGCCAAAATGAGTTGTTCTTATTACTGATATTAATCACGTCTGGCGCGGGCTTACTTGGTTTTTATACGTTTGTTTTGTGGAAGCGTAGGAGCAAGCTGTCGAAGCTTAACTTTGCTAAATCAGGTGAAGGGGACGTACCCTATATTAAAAAGGCCGAAGTTCAGATTCAGAAAGCACTTAATGATCGTAAAAAAACCACTAAAAATGCATTTGAGGCTGCAGGTTTTTATCATATTTCTTGGGCTGAGCATTATCTTAAGATCAAGTATGCTTTGCTTGTTATTGGTTTATGCGGGTATTACTTCTTATCATTAAACCAGTCGATAGAGATGACTCAACATGTGCTATTTATTGCTGTATGGGTGCTGATATGTGTGGTTATTCCCGATATATACATTGATTATCGAACGAAACAACTACGTAATAAAATTGCAAACAAGTTACCTTACTTATTAGACCTCATGGCTGTTTGTATACAAACAGGTATGACTATTGAGTCTTCGATGCGCTATTTATCTAAGGAGATGGCTTCATTTGACAGAGATATAAGCTATTTCCTTGATAAAACAAATGATCGTTCAAAGATTGTAAGTTTAGAAAAAGCATTAGATGAGCTGTATGAGTTAGTACCAAGCAATGAAATGCGCAGCTTTGTCGTCACCCTTAAACAGAGCCTTAGATATGGTACGTCTATATACAGTATTTTAACGACGCTGGCGAAAGACATACGTGAACTGCAAATGTTAGGTATGGAAGAGAAGATTGGTAAGTTGGCTGCAAAAATGTCAATCCCATTGATTTTATTTATTATGGTTCCGATTGTTATCTTAATCGCGGCCCCTGGTATTATGAGGTTAACGCAAAGTGTATAG
- a CDS encoding type II secretion system F family protein, giving the protein MIASLCLCLGGILVLVALKPNQKNKQKYLAHINRSVLVSSMDENQQALNFSSLTALDWKQKTVRLVNNLKRYLGQAAPLKAALFMIIIIALSLFVNKGFFRVHWLFVSVPMLIVSVVVGYSWLANRAKKNFEASFPDALNMLASAVSAGESIMHAIIFVGQSLDNDVGREFKLMGERLQLGETPDKVFQKSCVRYPYPTFQFFVITLRANMQRGGQLKEIITRLNRLIFDSNAIEKKKYAMTSEARASAKIVGAIPFIFLFILQYLSPENFEFVMFSDSGKPILYYVLVSELIGMSIIWSLMKGVK; this is encoded by the coding sequence ATGATAGCCAGTTTATGTCTTTGTTTAGGTGGTATTTTAGTGCTAGTAGCATTGAAACCTAATCAGAAAAATAAACAAAAATACCTAGCGCATATAAATCGTTCTGTGCTGGTTAGCTCTATGGACGAAAATCAACAAGCATTAAATTTTAGCTCCCTGACAGCACTGGATTGGAAACAAAAGACAGTAAGGCTCGTGAATAACCTAAAGCGTTATCTTGGACAAGCTGCACCTCTAAAAGCAGCTTTGTTTATGATTATTATTATCGCTTTATCACTGTTTGTGAACAAAGGTTTTTTCCGAGTGCACTGGTTATTTGTTTCTGTACCTATGTTAATAGTCTCTGTTGTTGTTGGTTATTCATGGCTTGCAAATCGGGCTAAGAAAAACTTTGAGGCTTCTTTTCCCGATGCGCTCAATATGCTAGCAAGTGCTGTGAGTGCTGGTGAAAGTATTATGCACGCGATTATTTTTGTTGGCCAATCGCTAGACAATGATGTCGGTCGAGAGTTTAAATTGATGGGGGAGCGACTCCAGCTGGGTGAAACACCTGATAAGGTTTTCCAAAAGTCTTGTGTGCGCTATCCATATCCAACTTTCCAGTTTTTTGTCATTACATTGCGTGCAAATATGCAGCGTGGTGGTCAACTTAAAGAGATTATAACACGACTTAATCGTTTGATTTTTGATTCGAACGCGATAGAAAAAAAGAAATATGCAATGACATCGGAGGCGAGGGCTTCCGCTAAAATTGTCGGCGCTATTCCATTCATATTCCTGTTTATCTTGCAATATTTAAGCCCTGAAAACTTTGAGTTTGTGATGTTTAGTGACTCAGGTAAACCAATTCTTTATTACGTATTGGTGAGCGAACTTATCGGTATGTCCATCATTTGGTCATTAATGAAAGGGGTGAAGTAA
- a CDS encoding CpaF family protein has translation MEMSVYARLRLQIFDALEVEAVNSLTKEQLAKQLSGAIDLLADRQGLAITVLIRAEFVKNLIDEIHGLGPLQSLMDDESISDIMINGANQVYIERNGLVERSAASFIDEAQLLQIAKRIASRVGRRVDESQPTCDARLADGSRVNIVIPPVAIDGTSISIRKFKKSSIGLEKLAEFGAMSPEMAQLLMIAAHCRLNILISGGTGSGKTTMLNALSQFISENERIVTIEDAAELKLQQPHVVRLETRTAGIEGNGAITQRDLVINSLRMRPDRIIVGECRGSEAFEMLQAMNTGHDGSMSTLHANTPRDALARVEAMVMMATNNLPLEAIRRTIVSAVDLVIQISRLHDGSRKVMSITEVVGLEGSNVVLEEIFRFQPQASQGLGGKVSGNFITAGLMQRSVLMEKARFFGLEDKLSAAFRVGDPVFRAGETA, from the coding sequence ATGGAAATGTCTGTTTATGCCCGTTTGAGGTTACAAATTTTCGATGCGCTTGAAGTTGAAGCGGTTAATAGCCTTACTAAAGAGCAACTAGCAAAGCAGTTGTCGGGTGCTATTGATTTACTGGCTGATCGACAAGGATTAGCAATAACTGTATTGATTCGAGCTGAATTTGTTAAAAATTTAATCGATGAGATTCATGGCTTAGGCCCTTTGCAATCTCTGATGGATGACGAGAGTATCAGTGACATTATGATCAATGGTGCGAACCAGGTTTATATTGAACGTAATGGCTTAGTTGAGCGTTCTGCAGCGTCATTTATTGACGAGGCACAGTTACTTCAAATCGCAAAACGTATTGCCAGCAGGGTGGGAAGACGTGTTGATGAATCACAGCCAACTTGCGATGCGCGTTTAGCTGATGGCAGCCGTGTGAATATTGTTATTCCCCCTGTCGCGATTGATGGTACATCTATATCAATTCGTAAATTTAAAAAAAGCAGTATTGGTTTAGAAAAACTAGCCGAATTTGGTGCCATGTCACCAGAAATGGCGCAATTACTGATGATCGCGGCACACTGTCGTTTGAATATTCTGATTTCAGGTGGTACGGGCTCGGGTAAAACAACCATGCTGAATGCACTTTCTCAGTTTATTTCTGAAAATGAACGAATAGTGACAATTGAAGATGCAGCCGAGCTTAAGCTTCAGCAACCTCATGTTGTAAGACTTGAAACAAGAACCGCTGGTATTGAAGGCAATGGTGCGATTACACAGCGTGACCTCGTGATTAACTCACTGCGTATGAGGCCTGACCGGATCATTGTCGGCGAATGTCGTGGTAGCGAAGCGTTTGAAATGCTGCAAGCGATGAATACGGGACATGACGGCTCAATGTCGACACTACACGCGAATACGCCAAGAGACGCACTTGCACGTGTAGAAGCCATGGTTATGATGGCGACCAATAATTTACCACTTGAAGCAATTAGAAGAACGATTGTGAGCGCTGTTGATTTGGTTATTCAAATTAGCCGTTTGCATGACGGTAGCCGAAAAGTAATGAGTATTACCGAAGTTGTCGGTTTAGAAGGCAGTAATGTGGTGCTTGAAGAGATATTTCGTTTCCAACCTCAAGCTTCGCAGGGGCTGGGCGGAAAGGTGAGTGGTAATTTCATTACTGCTGGTTTGATGCAGCGATCTGTGTTGATGGAAAAGGCGCGATTTTTTGGTCTAGAGGATAAATTATCAGCTGCATTTAGAGTCGGAGACCCCGTATTTAGAGCAGGAGAAACGGCATGA
- a CDS encoding chromosome partitioning protein ParA — protein sequence MLDIVDLLKSKNDEKVKHEDTFSAVLFNQTVECKELVEEAFRFEGITTPASIENTDENIRRHVRESSIEVVLVDLNRSQNVTKDMERISHLLPNHASVIVIGSEDAISTIRNLKQMGFYYLFWPITKVELVDFVKHVYENRKKQAGLGKNRIAKKVAVWGSKGGLGTTLLTSEIGLILSDLKNSSCVIVDHNFSGGDIDIFLGIPDFEKRMVQKGGMTAGMDFSYATSMTRKVNDMLSVLSIESAELNELELKEYIRIFATELAKQNNFILEDLSRSVNSKKDLLYVSQECDIFVLVIEPSVASVREACRLISELDRIGSPLRCILVMNYTRPEMSASISRAEVEKCLGQKIDIVCGFDKSAAKDIIEGKHIYQLNSALSSNIHKLTGLILGQESRVTKPFSIKQLFKGRT from the coding sequence ATGCTTGATATTGTAGATCTACTCAAATCAAAAAATGATGAAAAGGTAAAACATGAAGATACTTTTTCGGCGGTTTTATTTAACCAAACGGTAGAGTGTAAAGAGTTAGTAGAAGAAGCCTTTCGTTTTGAAGGTATTACTACGCCAGCGAGTATCGAGAATACCGATGAAAATATTCGTCGCCATGTCAGAGAATCCTCTATAGAAGTGGTGCTGGTTGATCTTAACCGAAGTCAAAATGTCACTAAAGATATGGAAAGGATCTCACACCTACTACCCAATCATGCCTCTGTTATTGTAATTGGTAGTGAGGATGCGATATCGACAATCCGAAATCTAAAGCAGATGGGGTTTTATTATTTATTTTGGCCAATTACGAAAGTTGAGCTTGTCGACTTTGTAAAACATGTTTATGAAAATCGTAAAAAACAAGCTGGGCTTGGCAAGAATAGAATCGCTAAAAAAGTGGCAGTTTGGGGCTCTAAAGGTGGTTTAGGGACGACCTTGTTAACCAGTGAAATTGGTTTAATCCTAAGTGACTTAAAAAATAGTTCATGCGTGATCGTCGACCATAATTTTTCTGGTGGTGATATTGATATATTTTTAGGTATTCCTGACTTTGAAAAAAGAATGGTTCAGAAAGGGGGGATGACGGCTGGAATGGACTTTAGTTATGCAACAAGCATGACGAGAAAAGTTAACGATATGCTGTCGGTATTATCTATTGAATCCGCCGAGCTGAATGAACTTGAGTTGAAAGAATATATTCGTATCTTTGCAACCGAATTAGCAAAACAGAACAACTTTATTCTAGAAGATCTTTCACGTTCAGTTAATAGTAAAAAGGATCTGCTTTATGTATCTCAGGAATGTGACATCTTTGTTTTAGTTATTGAACCAAGCGTGGCGAGTGTTAGAGAGGCCTGCCGTCTTATTTCTGAATTAGACAGAATTGGTTCGCCACTGCGGTGTATTTTAGTGATGAATTACACCCGACCTGAAATGTCAGCCAGTATCAGCAGAGCGGAGGTCGAGAAGTGTTTAGGCCAAAAAATTGATATTGTATGTGGTTTTGATAAAAGTGCAGCGAAGGACATTATTGAAGGTAAGCATATTTATCAACTCAACAGCGCCTTGTCTAGTAATATCCATAAATTAACTGGATTGATCCTTGGTCAAGAGAGTCGTGTCACTAAACCCTTTTCAATTAAGCAGTTATTTAAGGGGCGAACGTAA